The Geotrypetes seraphini chromosome 12, aGeoSer1.1, whole genome shotgun sequence nucleotide sequence gcaatttggttaggagcggaatgtttgctattgggcgataattggatggggaggaggggtctaggtcagctttcttcagtaggggggtcagtgcaatgcgtcccatttcaggggagaagaggcccgatgatagggcagaatttatgagtatggtgagagaggagatggcctgtgtgggtattttctcaaatagataggatgggaatggatccaaggtgcagttacaggatttcagtttcaggcagagtttgaggacctgcgaatcggatacttgctcaaaggtagtccaggatctgttgactgggacgggggtggggacctttgtggtaggatcgggggaggcgggcaccagaggattgtaggagactacgggagggaaggagcttctcaaggcggtgaccttttcattgaaaaagtttgctagtaggtccactgatggggaggggggaagtatagaagggttggtgttgggagttaaggagcgccagatattgaacagcatactgttctggttttttgaactggagatcttgtcaccatagaaatttttcctagctcttttgagtgtattgttgtagagtttaatgttgactctccagatttgtttatctgcgggggatttagattttttccagatgcgttccagggatcgacatttttgttttagcacCCTGTTTGGTGTTTGGTGTTATAGTTGTTGGCAACCTTtgtataaagaaatgttaaataaatatccttttattacttttacggacattttgcctgatacttttaacgatgaccgaatgtttccaacccataaagtaaacttggttattatagatgatctaatggattctgcctgtaaaagcggcaaaatagagaatgcctttactaagtacgtacatcacagaaacctgagcatcatatatatagttcagaatgttttctgcCAGGGTAAAACAAGCCAGACTATAACTTTAAACACCAAATACATGGTTCTCTTTAAGAATCCTAGAGATAAGTTACAGGTAGCCATTCTAGCTAGGCAGATGTACCCTGGAAAATCACAATTCTTTTTAGAAGCCTTCGAGGATGCCACCAGAAAGCTATCTCTGTGTGGACTTAAATACCACAACGCCTGAGGCTTACAGATTGAGAACGGATATTTTCCCGCCAGACTGGACAAAGGTATATTTTGTAAAACCACAATCAACCCGTAAAAGGCTGTGAATACATAACCAGATCCCTTCATATACGCTGGGGTGTGTCTCAGGTAACATGTCTAGCCGTGTAAAGAGAAACCTgccccttttaaaacttttagtccaagcctcgccgcagcacagaaaagccatcctgaatacagcctctgatgatttggtggctgctatagctgaaatcgctctcaacaccctaaaaggtaacatcccgctttcacaaaaccagataaaggttttaaaagggaagcgtcacgccataaaaagactgtgtgataaaagattaacccttaagaaaaaaaagaagcagttggTGAAACAATCGGGCGGATTTATAGGCCCTTGTTAAGTTTTGCTATACCATTGATAACGGGTCTTCTGACAAACCGCTGATGCATCACGCTGAAAAAATGTACCTGGTCCCTAGTCAACAACTCGAGCGCTTGAGAAACCCCATAGACCGGGAAGAAAATAATAGAACCTCAACCATACTTAGGTTAGACGaggaaatgaaaaacatactgcagagccctggtatgtctgaccatgaaaaagttAAACGTTATTCAGAAGTGTTACAACGTTATCTCGTGTTGAACAGACAAAGGGATATGGAGAAAGAAAAGCTAAATGTGTATCTACAGGGACTGGTTGACGCTTCAACAACCCCCGCTCCAGAAAATAGTATACCACTCGACTCTGTGGTTCAAGAAGTGTTAAACAGCATCAATACGCGCTATAGGAAAAATGCCGAAGTCCTGCTTAACaaactgtcaaaaaacaaaagtgttgcaTCCTGGGTGGGAGATGGTACATTTGTATCCCAAGGAACACCTATCAGTGGTTCTAACCTGCTTGACCTCGTTCGCAGTGTTACGCAGACCCATGCTCTTTCAGAGCAAAGAAGGCCCCTAGGCTGGGGGGAGTTCATGCAAACCTTAGCTCAATTAAATATGCCTTCCTCGGTTGTGGGTAACGCAGCCAACAGAGAGGTACTGTTACGCCTCAAGGAGAGCCCAGCTATGAAGGTTCCTGAATTATATACAAAACCTGCCAAGACCAAAGAACTCCTTCCTCATAAAAGACGTAAATTATTACCCAGTTACCAGTGGCTGAgtgtataaaaacatatcttcaataaaataatgttttttaaaaatgaaaataaaagactgcagacattttgattttaaggtttacttttttttaatttaaatacaGCATGACATTCATGGTAGGAAACACAGTCCTGGGGTGTatgaaatgggttttgaaaaggtctacacaagacttgttttttattttttacaaatttcagtaccatttcatcattttgcattaaatcttcagaatacatttctaaaatattttcaaaaggttgccctttacagcgatgatgtaaaaaaaacacacagtgataGCCACAGGCCTCAGACAGGACTGAAGGACTGGCCCTTCCTCCAactaaaaggtctgggtttgggctttgggacttgggcaattttttgatCGGGAATGTGGTACAGGGATAGACATAGCGGCAGTCTGGGCCAGTAGATTACTAAACGTGCAGGTAGGACATTCTCAAATTAAACCCtcaatttggatatttttttgagaatggacgttTCCATGCTGCCAATTTCAGtgtctactgacttaggccaaaaggggactttgacttttttattatgcccctccacctatcTCTGTTTATGTTTCAAATTTGATAGATCTGATAAAAAGAAAGCCAAGTTGATTTTATGTAACCACCATTCTTCCAATTAAggagaaaaaaattgtttaatcATTTCTATTGTATATATTCTaactttatttctattttgtatgAAGTCATAAGTAAGAGCAGCCCAATGTTGGTTTTCCTTTACAAGAAAATGTTACTTCTATTATTTCTAAGCCTTTAAAAATACAGTGGGCAGGTCAGCATTTAGTTCACCTTAGTAAGAGGATCCAGGAGTTATTACTTTTACTAATATGTGCTAAAATAAAGTCTTAATTGTTTTTTCACATGGTATTTTCCAGTGTGCTAAGTCATATTTAAAGGATagtattttcttttcttgttgttgctatttgctaattttatatttattgtttAGGACTTGCAAAACTTAAGGTAGGTGCACTTAACATCTCCTGTGTAGGAAGTCCTAACTTCTTTATTAAGTCCACATTCTCCAGTTTTCATTTGATCATCTTAATGTGCTAGCAGGAGAACACTGGAATATCCATGCCTTTCCTATAACCCACCACCTTTAATTAGTACATGCTGACTAGCAAAAGACTACAAAAAGCTTTAAAGCACTTTCTGATGAAATATTTTCCCCATATTAAATATGTGATAGCATTTAATGCAGTTTAGAAAAAAGGGCACCTATATTTTTCTTAGGTTCTTCTTGTTCCTTTCAGGCCTCAACAGAATAATATAGCATTTAGGGATAAAAATACAGCCCAACAGTCCAGTGCTAGAGGCCAGAATAGCAAATATTTCCACTGCTACCATGTACTTGCCCTTGGCGCTCAGGTATGTTGGGATGAAGGTGATCCAGACGCTGCAGAAAACCAACATGCTGAAGGTGATGTTCTTGGCCTCATTGAAActgtcaggtagatttcttgctaGGAAAGCTATGATGAAGCTGATACCGGCCAGAAAACCCAGATAGCCCAGAACACAGTAAAATACAATTACTGacccttcattacattcaattaGTATTGTTCCAATTTCTGATCTAGTATTAAGAAATGGGAATGGGGGAGCAGTGAACAACCAGGCAAGACACATAACTGTTTGAATAAGTGAACAGGAAAGGACTATAGAATTAGAGACCCTGGAACCCATCCATTTATGGAGTTTGCTTTGTGGATTGGCAGCTTGGAAGGCTGTGACCACAGTGATAGTTTTTGCCAGTATAGAGGAGAGAGCAATGGAGAAAATGATCCCAAATGTAGTCTGTCTAAAAATACAGGTAATATCCATAGGATGTCCAATGAATAACAATgagcagaggaagcagagcaTGAGGGAAATGAGGAGAATATAGCTGAGTTGTCGGTTGTTGGCTCTCACTATTGGAGTGTCTCTGTAATAAATAAAGACTCCCAAGATGACAGCAGTGATGAGAAACAATAACATGCTAATGGAAGTTAAAACAATCCCAAGAGGCTCTTCAAAAGACAGGAAAGTTATCACTTTTGGGATGCAGGCATCTCTTTTCTTATTGGACCATTGATCATCCGGGCATGTTGTACAGGTATCCATATctgagaaagaagattatcatctCATAATCTCACAATTATCATAACGtctatttactaaagtgcactcgAATATCACAACTCAGCTAAGATAGAGCAGTCTAATTCAAACTAACTGTATGGAGAGTGAAGGGCTGTGAACTAAATACTGAGTTAGCATCAGGTAGTTTAATTCAAATATCTACAAATAACAGTGTTTCATGTAAGAGCAGGTAGTATATGCACTCATTTTACCCACAAGGAGTTACCACAGACCATTGCACAAAAAAGTTTCCTACTGATTGTTTTCCCCTTAGCCCTtcccatttttattattttatttttatttttatttttactaaaTGTAATATACTGTAttcctcttccctctccctaaTGGGTCATGATGTTAGTAATGTTTACaacccctttttaaattttttacacaaaatttaaaaaatgtttaaatgaattatttattttctttttatatagattattttattgtaaaccatttagatatatTTGATTGATGGTATATCaagaaactaataaacttgaatcttATTGTAAGTGTATTCAAGAACCTGGTACTAATTTATCTTATCCTAGGTCTGGGTTCAGTAAGATAAAGTCAGCCCCATTAGGAACCATAAAATGAGGAATCCAAGGTACAGGTAGGGCTGCTAAACAGGTCATACCATGATGCAAGCAAGGAACCAGTCTAGACAAGCCTACATCTCTAAGGAGGAGTCAAGTGATTAAAGAACACCCTATACTTGATGCTAATTTTCACAAGCCTAGCAATGGAAGGAAAAGAGGTAGAACAGAGAGCAGCAGCACTGAGAAGACACAGGAACTGAAGCCAAAAGCCTAGCCACATTTGGAGAGGAGAAGAATAGCCCCCCAATGAAACCAGGTCATACAGCTACAAGATTGTGTATTTAAATTCCATGAAACTGAAATGCAGGAATGgattctcagggaagacaaggccatagtcaAAAGCTTAATTGCATGTTTTGCAGTTGTCTTCAATGAGGAAGATAAGGGGTAGATGCCAGTACCAGACATGGTAGTCAATGCTGATAAACCagagaaactaaagaaccatggggtgaaaggagacgtacacagatggataaggaattggttgacaggcaggaagcagagagtaggagtgaagggccactactcggacttgAGGAAGGTcaagagtggtgttccgcagaggTTGGTGC carries:
- the LOC117346213 gene encoding vomeronasal type-2 receptor 26-like, translating into MALMCLLTHWNYRYLITHILGGNRLHTSTAAKEEHIDKETTTILYPLGQTSVILGSVSEVSYSSQNLYMSDPVQYPYFYRTVPNELHLCAGISKLLNYFGWKWVSIFSTNDESNLHYYLRNLNFKNGLGEEMYMDENGDLATGYNILNFIILPNMTLKYEVVGHYNPHAPPGQDFTIDEKAIVWESSFTQTPPQFRCNPSCLPGYRKLTREGKPVCCYDCIPCADGEISNQTDMDTCTTCPDDQWSNKKRDACIPKVITFLSFEEPLGIVLTSISMLLFLITAVILGVFIYYRDTPIVRANNRQLSYILLISLMLCFLCSLLFIGHPMDITCIFRQTTFGIIFSIALSSILAKTITVVTAFQAANPQSKLHKWMGSRVSNSIVLSCSLIQTVMCLAWLFTAPPFPFLNTRSEIGTILIECNEGSVIVFYCVLGYLGFLAGISFIIAFLARNLPDSFNEAKNITFSMLVFCSVWITFIPTYLSAKGKYMVAVEIFAILASSTGLLGCIFIPKCYIILLRPERNKKNLRKI